One stretch of Paenibacillus sp. FSL R5-0341 DNA includes these proteins:
- a CDS encoding TetR/AcrR family transcriptional regulator: MAPIDRRQQVIHAAAQSFAMFGYKATTMDQVAKIANVGKGTIYTFFTNKEQLFDQILVEVIQEMKNIAHREVHQESAFFDNLFRVLDALLEFRRDHDLLVKLSQELKDFGTLQAKEGLDKVEKVISDFLARELEKAKENGEIRDCDPQVVAFMMIRLYIALTSDWSKQHQPLSKEEIKTYFRLFLMEGIAAVT, from the coding sequence AGGTGATACATGCAGCAGCCCAGTCGTTTGCCATGTTTGGATACAAAGCAACGACGATGGATCAGGTTGCCAAGATTGCGAATGTTGGCAAAGGAACGATCTATACGTTTTTCACGAATAAGGAACAATTGTTTGATCAGATCCTGGTAGAAGTGATTCAGGAAATGAAGAACATTGCGCATCGTGAAGTACATCAGGAAAGTGCATTTTTCGATAATCTGTTTCGAGTACTGGATGCCTTGTTAGAGTTTCGTCGTGATCACGATCTGCTTGTTAAGTTATCTCAGGAACTGAAGGACTTTGGTACACTGCAGGCCAAGGAAGGTTTGGACAAAGTGGAGAAAGTGATCTCCGATTTTCTGGCTCGGGAGCTTGAGAAAGCGAAAGAAAATGGAGAGATTCGGGATTGTGACCCACAAGTTGTCGCTTTTATGATGATTCGCCTGTACATTGCGCTCACCTCAGACTGGAGCAAACAACATCAACCGCTGAGCAAAGAGGAAATTAAGACTTACTTTCGCCTTTTCTTAATGGAAGGAATTGCTGCTGTAACGTAA
- a CDS encoding CpsB/CapC family capsule biosynthesis tyrosine phosphatase yields the protein MVEMHCHILSGLDDGPVRMEQSVAMAEKAAASGITSIIATPHHLNGQYNNEPMVVNQAVNLLHAELRKRNIRLEIRPGQEIRVHDNLIGDLYAGKCCTLAGSRYMLLELPFGHIPSQFPRILHELRIAGITPIIAHPERNRVILKKPKLLADYLSQGGLCQLTAQSFTGLFGRKVRQWCFHFCKENGFHFISSDAHDTCKRTFAISEGERVIERRFGAEAVKKLAENASHILSNSSLVTERWKPRKWLLSIW from the coding sequence ATGGTTGAAATGCACTGCCACATATTATCCGGTCTGGATGATGGTCCTGTTCGAATGGAGCAGTCCGTTGCGATGGCTGAGAAGGCGGCAGCCTCAGGAATTACCTCCATTATTGCTACTCCGCATCACCTGAACGGGCAATACAACAATGAACCGATGGTGGTCAATCAGGCCGTGAACCTGCTTCACGCAGAACTTCGCAAACGTAATATTCGCCTGGAGATCCGTCCCGGACAGGAGATCAGGGTGCATGACAACCTGATTGGAGACTTATATGCAGGGAAGTGCTGCACACTCGCCGGAAGTCGTTACATGTTGCTGGAACTGCCCTTTGGTCATATTCCCTCACAGTTCCCCAGGATACTGCATGAATTACGAATAGCGGGAATTACCCCTATTATTGCTCATCCGGAACGCAATCGTGTCATTTTGAAGAAGCCAAAGCTGTTGGCTGATTATTTGAGTCAAGGTGGGTTATGTCAGCTCACGGCTCAATCTTTCACAGGGCTTTTCGGTCGAAAAGTTCGGCAGTGGTGTTTTCATTTTTGCAAAGAAAACGGGTTTCATTTCATTTCATCAGATGCGCATGATACGTGCAAAAGGACGTTTGCCATAAGTGAAGGAGAGCGAGTCATCGAGCGTCGATTCGGAGCCGAAGCCGTCAAAAAGCTGGCAGAGAATGCATCTCACATACTATCGAATTCGAGCCTGGTCACAGAACGCTGGAAACCTCGCAAATGGCTGCTGTCCATCTGGTAG
- a CDS encoding CpsD/CapB family tyrosine-protein kinase — MSRLTNENNSLVTYFNSKSQISEGYRKLRTNIQFSSIDSHIKKIMVASAEAGEGKTTTISNLAVTYAQEGKKVLLIDADLRNPSLHQVFSVPNHVGLSSVLSNQYSVDEVLRESYIDNLQLFTSGPIPPNPSEMIGSKRMIKLIEELEDQYDVIMFDTPPVLAVTDALIVSSLCDGVLLVVNSGKVKKELVKKTKAALEHVNARILGAILNNIKNAAVPVGYGEK, encoded by the coding sequence ATGTCGCGGCTAACCAATGAAAATAACAGTCTGGTGACCTATTTTAACTCCAAATCTCAAATCTCGGAGGGATACCGTAAATTACGGACCAACATCCAGTTTTCTTCGATCGACAGTCATATCAAAAAAATTATGGTGGCTTCGGCCGAAGCCGGCGAAGGAAAGACCACAACCATTAGCAACCTGGCGGTGACCTATGCCCAGGAAGGCAAGAAAGTTCTGCTGATCGATGCGGATCTGCGTAATCCTTCTTTGCATCAGGTGTTTTCCGTACCGAATCATGTCGGTCTCAGCAGCGTGCTGTCTAATCAGTACAGTGTGGATGAGGTGCTCAGAGAAAGTTATATCGACAATCTTCAGTTGTTTACGTCTGGCCCAATTCCGCCGAACCCATCCGAGATGATCGGTTCCAAACGAATGATCAAGCTGATTGAGGAGTTAGAGGATCAATATGATGTCATCATGTTTGATACGCCGCCGGTGCTCGCAGTAACGGATGCACTCATTGTGAGTTCGTTGTGTGATGGTGTGCTGCTGGTCGTGAACTCGGGCAAGGTCAAGAAGGAATTGGTCAAGAAGACCAAGGCTGCTCTGGAACATGTGAATGCACGAATTCTGGGCGCGATCTTGAATAATATCAAAAACGCTGCAGTTCCGGTGGGCTACGGAGAGAAGTAA
- a CDS encoding helix-turn-helix domain-containing protein, with protein sequence MSYGNRIAELREQRGLTQEELASSIHITRAALSHYEKNRRKPDFEVLTRLADIFDVSIDYLIGRTKQSDVVMDEDVREFVDTLELSDKEVLERFDLMIDGKSLTEEEARRFIAFVRMERSMD encoded by the coding sequence ATGAGTTACGGAAATCGCATTGCTGAATTAAGGGAACAGCGGGGACTTACTCAAGAAGAACTTGCGAGCTCCATTCATATTACAAGAGCTGCTCTCTCCCACTACGAGAAGAACCGACGTAAACCGGATTTCGAAGTGTTAACGAGACTTGCCGACATCTTCGACGTGTCCATTGATTATCTCATTGGACGTACGAAGCAAAGTGATGTCGTGATGGATGAAGACGTACGTGAATTCGTTGACACCCTGGAGTTATCGGACAAGGAAGTGCTGGAGCGCTTCGATCTGATGATTGATGGTAAGTCCTTAACGGAAGAAGAGGCACGTCGTTTTATTGCTTTTGTCCGAATGGAACGCAGCATGGACTAA
- the gltB gene encoding glutamate synthase large subunit, which translates to MRHIGLPPKQGLYDPQFEKDACGMGFVANIKGVPSHDIVSQALTMLSNMEHRGGQGSEPNSGDGAGILIQIPHRYFAQEAERLGFALPEQGFYGVGMLFLSQDPAIRSAHEESLKKIIEEEGQTFLGFRDVPTFDEMLGRSALAAKPYVRQVFIGRSADVKDELGFERKLYVIRRRAELAIRYSADEAEGGSFYLPSLSCRKIVYKGMLTTEQVGEFYLDLQQDLVESAIALVHSRFSTNTFPSWERAHPYRFMIHNGEINTMRGNVNWMHARQSLFESELFGNDIAKVKPVINPDGSDTAMFDNTLEFLYLSGRSLPHVAMMMVPEPWSTDEGMDPAKKAFYEYHSTMMEPWDGPAAMAFTDGLQIGATLDRNGLRPARYYVTKDDRIILSSEVGVLDIAPEEILYKDRLRPGRMLLVDTQQGRIIADEEVKAIIAAENPYQDWLDEHLMDLSELPEAPELPDPKHDNVTQLQLAYGYTFEELRKILEPMATTGMEATGSMGYDAPLAVLSDRPQRLYNYFKQMFAQVTNPPIDAIREEIVTSTATTIGPERNLLNPEPESCRQIRLDTPVLSNEDFAKIRHVRRPGFRSMTIPIFFTAAEGAEGLRKAMELLFEAADRVIDKGHNILILSDRGVDAENAAIPALLAVAGLHHHLIRQGTRTKVSIMLESAEPRDIHHYALLLGYGVSAVNPYLAFETLDDMIQQGLLRGISHEKAVKNYIKAATKGVTKVLSKMGISTIQSYRGAQIFEAVGLKSDFVDRYFTWTPSRIGGIGLEEVAAEALTHHNRAFTEKDGNDKVLDSGGDYQWRNDGEEHLFNPQTIHTLQHAVRTGDYKLYKKYSKLVQGENDQLLTIRSMLKLKPVGASIPLEEVESVEDIMRRFKTGAMSFGSISKEAHEDLAIAMNRVGGKSNTGEGGEDPARFIKDSNGDSRRSAIKQVASGRFGVTSNYLVNADEIQIKMAQGAKPGEGGQLPGRKVYPWVAEVRGSTPGVGLISPPPHHDIYSIEDLAELIYDLKNANPRAEINVKLVSEVGVGTIAAGVAKGRADIILVSGYDGGTGASPQGSIRHAGMPWELGLAETHQTLMLNNLRDRVVLETDGKMLNGRDLAIAALLGAEEYGFSTAPLVALGCIMMRVCQMDTCPVGVATQNPELRKNYMGDPAHVVNFMRFVAEDVREIMADLGFRTIQEMVGRTDCLETVEAVDHWKKKGVDLSVLLHVPEMPEGSARYRTQHQNHQLEETLDMQQLLPLAQSAIESGQPVEAVLPITNVNRAVGTILGSEITRKYGLAGLPEDTVKFKFVGSAGQSFGAFVPKGMTLTVEGDSNDYVGKGLSGGKLIVMPSPKATFEAEDNIIIGNTALYGATSGEAYIRGIAGERFAVRNSGAKVVVEGVGDHGCEYMTGGRVVVLGDTGRNFAAGMSGGIAYVYDPEGTFLKRCNLEMVLLERIEDVAESADLRGMIQRHVANTGSAAGQRILDNWQDAVNQFVRVIPKDFKRMTEQIERIQATGLTGEAALLAAFEANMRELARAGG; encoded by the coding sequence ATGAGACACATCGGATTACCTCCAAAACAGGGTCTGTATGACCCGCAGTTCGAAAAAGACGCATGCGGAATGGGTTTTGTTGCCAACATCAAAGGAGTACCTTCACACGATATCGTTAGTCAGGCACTGACTATGCTTAGTAACATGGAGCACCGTGGAGGACAGGGAAGTGAACCGAATTCCGGTGACGGAGCAGGTATCCTGATTCAGATTCCACATCGCTATTTTGCACAGGAAGCGGAACGCCTTGGTTTTGCATTGCCAGAACAAGGATTCTATGGCGTAGGGATGTTGTTCCTTTCCCAGGACCCTGCCATTCGCAGTGCACATGAAGAGAGCCTTAAGAAGATTATTGAAGAAGAAGGTCAGACGTTCCTGGGTTTCCGGGATGTTCCTACTTTTGATGAAATGCTGGGCCGTTCTGCACTTGCAGCGAAACCTTATGTACGTCAGGTGTTCATTGGAAGATCGGCAGATGTGAAGGATGAGCTTGGATTCGAGCGTAAGTTGTATGTCATTCGCAGACGCGCTGAGCTGGCTATTCGTTATTCGGCAGATGAAGCAGAAGGCGGTTCGTTCTACCTGCCAAGCTTGTCTTGTCGCAAAATCGTATATAAAGGCATGCTGACAACAGAACAGGTGGGAGAGTTCTATCTGGATCTGCAGCAAGATCTTGTTGAATCGGCTATTGCACTCGTGCATTCCCGTTTCAGTACGAACACATTCCCAAGCTGGGAACGTGCCCACCCGTATCGCTTCATGATCCACAACGGTGAGATCAACACGATGCGTGGTAACGTGAACTGGATGCATGCACGGCAGTCCTTGTTCGAGAGCGAGCTGTTCGGTAACGACATCGCCAAAGTGAAACCGGTCATCAATCCGGACGGTTCGGATACAGCCATGTTCGATAACACGCTGGAGTTCCTGTATCTGAGTGGACGTTCTCTGCCACACGTGGCGATGATGATGGTTCCTGAACCTTGGAGCACAGATGAGGGCATGGACCCTGCCAAAAAGGCATTTTATGAGTATCACAGCACGATGATGGAGCCTTGGGATGGGCCAGCAGCAATGGCCTTTACAGACGGTTTGCAAATTGGTGCAACACTCGACCGTAATGGATTGCGTCCAGCTCGTTATTATGTCACCAAGGATGACCGCATTATCCTGTCTTCTGAAGTTGGGGTACTTGATATCGCGCCGGAAGAGATCCTGTACAAAGATCGTCTGCGTCCAGGTCGGATGTTGCTCGTGGATACACAACAAGGCCGCATCATTGCGGATGAGGAAGTAAAAGCAATCATTGCAGCCGAGAATCCGTATCAGGATTGGCTTGATGAGCATTTGATGGATCTGAGCGAGTTGCCGGAAGCACCGGAACTGCCTGATCCAAAACATGATAACGTGACCCAGCTTCAGCTGGCATATGGTTATACATTTGAAGAGCTTCGTAAAATCCTGGAGCCTATGGCAACAACAGGTATGGAAGCTACCGGTTCGATGGGTTATGATGCACCGCTGGCTGTCCTGTCGGATCGTCCACAGCGTCTGTACAACTACTTTAAACAGATGTTTGCGCAGGTAACCAACCCGCCAATCGATGCAATCCGTGAAGAGATTGTAACGTCTACGGCAACAACGATTGGTCCTGAGCGTAACTTGCTGAACCCTGAACCGGAGAGCTGTCGCCAAATTCGTCTGGATACACCGGTATTGTCCAATGAAGACTTTGCGAAGATTCGCCATGTGCGTCGCCCAGGCTTCCGCTCCATGACGATTCCGATCTTCTTCACCGCTGCAGAAGGAGCAGAAGGACTTCGCAAAGCGATGGAACTTCTCTTCGAAGCTGCAGACCGTGTCATCGACAAAGGTCATAACATTCTGATCCTGTCTGACCGCGGTGTAGACGCAGAGAATGCGGCCATTCCTGCATTGCTTGCTGTAGCAGGTCTGCATCACCATCTGATTCGTCAGGGAACCAGAACAAAAGTCAGCATTATGCTCGAATCCGCAGAGCCGCGTGATATTCACCACTACGCATTGCTGCTGGGTTACGGTGTAAGTGCGGTGAACCCTTATCTGGCCTTTGAAACGTTGGATGACATGATTCAGCAAGGGTTGCTGCGTGGTATCTCGCATGAGAAAGCAGTGAAAAACTACATTAAAGCAGCTACCAAAGGCGTTACGAAAGTGTTGTCCAAAATGGGGATTTCTACGATTCAATCGTATCGCGGAGCTCAAATCTTCGAAGCAGTGGGTCTGAAATCGGACTTCGTTGACCGTTACTTTACCTGGACACCTTCCCGCATCGGCGGAATTGGGTTGGAAGAAGTGGCAGCCGAAGCGTTGACACATCATAACCGTGCCTTTACGGAAAAAGACGGTAATGATAAAGTATTGGATTCCGGTGGAGATTATCAATGGCGTAACGACGGAGAAGAGCATCTGTTCAATCCGCAAACCATTCATACCCTGCAACACGCAGTACGTACTGGGGATTACAAGCTGTATAAAAAATATTCCAAGCTCGTGCAAGGTGAGAATGATCAACTGTTGACTATTCGCTCCATGCTGAAGCTGAAACCGGTTGGAGCTTCCATTCCACTCGAAGAAGTTGAATCTGTTGAAGATATCATGCGTCGTTTCAAAACGGGTGCGATGTCCTTCGGTTCAATCAGTAAAGAAGCGCATGAAGATCTTGCCATTGCTATGAACCGTGTTGGTGGTAAATCCAATACCGGTGAAGGCGGAGAAGATCCGGCTCGCTTCATTAAAGATAGCAACGGGGATTCCCGTCGCAGTGCGATCAAACAGGTTGCATCTGGACGTTTCGGTGTAACATCCAACTACCTGGTTAACGCCGACGAAATTCAGATCAAAATGGCACAGGGAGCAAAACCGGGTGAAGGCGGACAGCTGCCAGGACGTAAAGTGTATCCTTGGGTTGCTGAAGTTCGTGGATCAACACCGGGCGTAGGTCTGATCTCACCACCACCACATCACGATATCTACTCGATTGAGGATCTGGCGGAGCTGATCTATGACTTGAAAAATGCCAATCCGCGTGCTGAGATCAACGTGAAGCTCGTATCGGAAGTAGGCGTGGGTACCATCGCAGCTGGTGTAGCCAAAGGCCGTGCCGATATTATCCTCGTCAGTGGTTATGACGGTGGTACTGGTGCATCACCGCAAGGTTCAATTCGCCACGCAGGTATGCCTTGGGAACTCGGTCTTGCAGAGACACATCAAACGTTGATGCTGAACAATCTGCGTGACCGTGTCGTCCTCGAAACAGACGGCAAAATGCTGAACGGACGTGACCTGGCGATTGCAGCTTTGCTTGGAGCAGAAGAGTATGGTTTCTCTACAGCACCGCTCGTTGCACTTGGCTGTATCATGATGCGTGTCTGTCAGATGGATACCTGTCCAGTTGGTGTAGCGACACAGAATCCGGAATTACGTAAAAATTATATGGGTGATCCGGCTCATGTGGTTAACTTCATGCGATTTGTTGCTGAAGATGTGCGTGAGATCATGGCTGATCTTGGTTTCCGTACCATTCAGGAAATGGTCGGACGTACAGATTGCCTCGAAACGGTAGAAGCCGTAGATCACTGGAAGAAAAAAGGTGTGGATCTGTCTGTATTGCTGCACGTGCCTGAAATGCCGGAAGGCTCTGCACGTTACCGTACACAGCATCAGAATCACCAATTGGAAGAAACGCTGGATATGCAGCAATTGCTGCCACTGGCACAGTCTGCTATTGAATCCGGTCAACCGGTTGAAGCGGTACTTCCAATTACGAACGTTAACCGTGCTGTAGGTACTATTTTGGGTAGTGAGATCACACGCAAATATGGACTCGCAGGATTGCCGGAAGACACGGTTAAATTCAAATTTGTCGGCTCTGCCGGACAAAGCTTTGGGGCCTTTGTACCTAAAGGCATGACCTTAACCGTTGAAGGCGACTCCAATGACTACGTGGGTAAAGGATTGTCCGGAGGTAAACTGATCGTGATGCCTTCTCCGAAAGCAACGTTCGAGGCGGAAGACAACATCATTATCGGGAACACGGCTCTTTACGGAGCAACAAGTGGTGAAGCATATATCCGTGGTATTGCGGGTGAGCGATTCGCTGTACGTAACTCGGGCGCCAAAGTCGTCGTTGAAGGTGTCGGCGACCATGGTTGTGAGTATATGACGGGTGGACGTGTCGTTGTACTCGGCGATACAGGTCGTAACTTTGCAGCAGGGATGTCCGGAGGTATTGCCTACGTATATGATCCGGAAGGCACATTCCTGAAACGTTGTAATCTGGAAATGGTTCTTTTGGAGCGTATCGAAGATGTGGCTGAAAGTGCAGATCTTCGAGGCATGATTCAACGTCATGTTGCCAACACAGGAAGTGCCGCTGGTCAGCGCATTCTGGATAACTGGCAAGATGCGGTAAATCAGTTCGTTCGGGTTATTCCGAAGGACTTCAAACGCATGACAGAGCAGATTGAACGAATTCAGGCGACTGGTTTGACTGGAGAAGCGGCATTGCTCGCAGCATTTGAAGCGAACATGCGTGAACTTGCACGTGCTGGAGGCTAA
- a CDS encoding Wzz/FepE/Etk N-terminal domain-containing protein produces the protein MKVELKGYFRLLQKKLWLIVAIALIAGVGAGVKSIFFTQPIYEASSKLIVNQTSTVQGQAMMDFSMIQTNIKLINSYREIIKSSAIMDKVATTYPDLGLTSAQLMNSTSVSTASESQVMSITVQGTTYEKAAKTVNAISNVFQSQIPLIMKIDNVAILSEAKVDSNVPPINMKTTLSIIVSLFAGLVLAIALVFLLDYLDDTFKSETELEKELGLPVLTVISKMKKDDLKNTKNYVSQQKVGDGKYVAANQ, from the coding sequence ATGAAAGTGGAACTTAAAGGATATTTTCGACTCTTACAAAAGAAACTGTGGTTGATTGTTGCAATAGCTTTAATAGCCGGTGTGGGTGCAGGGGTCAAAAGCATTTTTTTCACTCAGCCCATCTATGAGGCAAGTTCCAAACTGATCGTGAACCAGACTTCTACCGTTCAAGGTCAGGCGATGATGGATTTCAGCATGATTCAAACCAACATCAAACTCATTAACTCGTATAGAGAAATTATTAAATCTTCCGCCATTATGGATAAAGTCGCTACCACGTATCCGGACTTGGGCTTAACCTCTGCTCAGCTCATGAATAGCACCTCCGTCTCTACAGCCAGCGAATCCCAAGTGATGAGCATAACTGTACAAGGGACTACCTACGAAAAAGCCGCGAAAACGGTTAATGCCATCTCCAACGTGTTCCAATCTCAAATCCCCCTGATTATGAAAATCGATAATGTGGCTATCCTCAGTGAAGCAAAAGTGGATAGTAACGTACCTCCAATCAATATGAAAACCACATTAAGCATCATTGTCAGCCTGTTCGCTGGTCTTGTACTTGCGATTGCGCTCGTATTTCTGCTGGACTATCTGGACGATACATTCAAATCCGAAACCGAACTGGAAAAAGAGCTGGGGCTTCCTGTGCTTACAGTGATATCCAAAATGAAAAAAGATGATCTGAAAAATACGAAAAATTACGTATCTCAACAGAAAGTGGGGGATGGCAAATATGTCGCGGCTAACCAATGA
- a CDS encoding YhgE/Pip domain-containing protein — MKSLSVFFKDVGSAVRNPKVLIPVIAIMFIPILYSGIYLAAYWDPYGHVDEMPVAVVNLDKGAELEGKSLHVGSDLVDELKKNADFKWDFVSASQAKEGMSNDKYYMQITIPENFSSQATTLLDDKPEPADLIYEPNGNYSFVGAQIGKTAIKDLKAKVSAKVTESYAETLLDKFSEVSDGLAEAGDGAGELNTGAGKLDDGAVKLKDNLAKLASGTLELQEGLSPLSDGVNALHTGATKLESGTSNLVSGLQQLQAAASSQLQSGADQLKDGSAKLETGLQSSLDGTNKLQAGLQSSEQGSAKLSDGLQTAVQGSGTLATGLQSAVDGSSKVADGAQGVAAGLKQLAASNPELAENADVQKLLAASEAVADGSAQLHESEQKLAQGADQLHQGNQQLAAGAAELHGGQEQLLAGANQLVDGQKQLLAGAGQLSQGGAKLSDGLKQFSGKLGDAASGGTLLADGAKQLGTGTTALQTGVGKLSGGVSSLTDGSKQLGDGAGKLADGLTELKDGSSELATKLNDAAQKTSEVKKTDDVVNMFAEPVNSSENTAENVSNYGTGLTPFFLSIGLFVGSLISTIVLKMRETSVPSATGWNRFVSRTLVFGSVSIFQSVIVASFMLYGLGLETHSVGLFYLFTIITGLTFMFIVQALVTWLDLPGRYVVILLLVFQLAASAGTFPVELIPSWLQAFSPWLPMTHSIMGFKAVVSSGNLDVMWHQAGILSIYAGVSIVLTLAYFLWNGRRPKKEVERADSGQVVTA, encoded by the coding sequence ATGAAATCTTTATCCGTGTTTTTCAAGGATGTGGGATCGGCCGTGAGAAACCCGAAGGTGTTGATCCCTGTTATTGCAATTATGTTTATACCGATCCTGTATAGTGGCATCTATTTGGCGGCCTATTGGGACCCGTATGGTCATGTGGATGAGATGCCGGTTGCCGTTGTCAATCTGGATAAAGGCGCTGAGTTGGAGGGTAAATCCCTCCATGTAGGTAGTGATCTGGTGGATGAGCTGAAGAAAAATGCAGATTTCAAATGGGATTTTGTCAGTGCCAGTCAAGCCAAAGAAGGCATGAGTAATGACAAATATTATATGCAAATTACAATTCCGGAGAACTTCTCATCTCAGGCAACAACGTTGCTCGATGACAAGCCCGAGCCGGCTGATCTGATCTATGAACCCAATGGCAATTACAGCTTTGTCGGTGCACAGATCGGTAAGACTGCTATTAAGGATCTGAAAGCGAAGGTCTCGGCCAAAGTTACGGAATCCTATGCAGAGACATTGCTCGATAAGTTCTCCGAGGTATCCGATGGTTTAGCGGAGGCAGGCGACGGAGCAGGGGAACTGAATACGGGGGCAGGTAAACTGGATGATGGTGCCGTGAAGCTCAAGGATAACTTGGCGAAGCTCGCTTCGGGCACGCTTGAACTTCAGGAAGGACTTTCTCCATTAAGTGATGGTGTTAACGCGCTACACACTGGGGCGACCAAGCTTGAAAGTGGAACATCGAATCTTGTCTCCGGTCTGCAACAGCTTCAGGCAGCAGCATCAAGTCAGCTTCAGAGCGGAGCCGATCAGTTGAAGGATGGCAGCGCCAAGTTGGAAACTGGACTCCAGTCTTCACTGGATGGCACAAACAAGTTGCAGGCTGGCTTGCAATCGTCCGAACAGGGCAGTGCGAAGCTGTCTGATGGTCTGCAAACAGCTGTTCAGGGCAGCGGTACACTGGCAACAGGCCTGCAATCGGCTGTAGATGGCAGCTCCAAGGTTGCTGATGGCGCACAGGGTGTAGCCGCCGGATTGAAACAGCTTGCTGCATCGAATCCAGAACTGGCTGAAAATGCGGATGTACAGAAACTGCTTGCAGCAAGTGAAGCTGTTGCTGATGGCAGTGCACAATTGCATGAGAGCGAGCAGAAGCTGGCACAGGGTGCAGATCAGTTGCATCAGGGTAACCAGCAGCTGGCTGCGGGTGCAGCCGAGCTTCATGGAGGTCAGGAGCAACTTCTGGCTGGTGCGAACCAGCTGGTGGATGGTCAAAAGCAATTGCTGGCTGGTGCCGGACAGCTTAGTCAAGGAGGAGCGAAACTCTCCGATGGTCTGAAGCAATTCAGTGGCAAACTGGGCGATGCTGCAAGTGGTGGTACATTGCTTGCAGATGGTGCCAAGCAGCTGGGTACAGGTACGACAGCTTTGCAAACGGGTGTAGGTAAACTCAGTGGTGGCGTTAGTTCACTAACGGATGGTTCTAAGCAACTGGGTGATGGCGCAGGCAAACTGGCTGACGGTCTTACTGAGTTAAAAGATGGCTCAAGTGAACTGGCAACCAAGTTGAATGATGCCGCACAGAAAACATCCGAAGTTAAGAAAACGGATGATGTGGTGAACATGTTCGCTGAACCTGTGAACTCTTCGGAGAACACAGCCGAGAACGTGAGCAATTATGGTACAGGATTGACACCGTTCTTCCTGTCCATCGGTCTGTTCGTGGGATCGCTGATTTCGACGATTGTATTGAAAATGCGGGAAACGTCCGTACCTAGTGCAACAGGCTGGAATCGTTTTGTTAGCCGGACACTGGTATTTGGCTCCGTAAGCATTTTCCAATCGGTTATCGTGGCAAGCTTCATGTTATACGGTCTTGGACTGGAGACACACAGCGTAGGGCTGTTCTACCTGTTCACCATTATTACGGGCCTGACCTTTATGTTTATTGTTCAGGCACTTGTAACTTGGCTGGATCTGCCTGGACGTTATGTTGTCATTCTGCTGCTGGTCTTCCAGCTTGCGGCTAGCGCAGGTACGTTCCCTGTAGAACTGATTCCATCATGGCTTCAAGCATTCAGCCCTTGGTTGCCGATGACGCACAGCATTATGGGCTTCAAGGCGGTTGTATCGAGTGGCAATCTGGATGTGATGTGGCATCAGGCAGGAATTCTTAGCATCTATGCTGGTGTGTCCATCGTGTTGACGCTGGCCTACTTCCTCTGGAACGGCAGACGTCCGAAAAAGGAAGTCGAACGGGCTGATTCCGGTCAAGTTGTGACAGCATAA